The Chrysemys picta bellii isolate R12L10 chromosome 3, ASM1138683v2, whole genome shotgun sequence DNA window cctgccccagtatGTGCCTGaaccagagcccactgaagtcagtggaaagagcTCAGAACTTCTAAGGATCCTCCACCCTTCCCAGTTTCTCATGTGGCTGCAGCTCGCTCCCCTGCAGCTCTCCAGGAGAGCCCAACACTTCCTGTAGCTCtccactcaccctgcagctcccgttcTGCCCCCTGGCCCTCTGTGCATTGCATGGCTCCCTCTCTCCTTCAGATCACACCTCCTCCACAGGCAGTGGTTGCTCCCTGTACAAGGATGTATTGCTCCAGGTGGATATGGCTAGAACTAGGGCCCAGACGCACAAGGGGACTTCGGCATTGCAGCACTGACCACCATGGCACCTTGCtaatcacaggaacaacagtgcaatccacaaagcctgagttaagcACCTAGGCTCCCGGTATAATGAATGGCCAGAGAGAGGTGccttagaatgcaatccacaaaaggtCCACCTCTGTCAAGGTGGCTAGACAGAGAGTCACCTtgttagccaatgggagatgccaacaaCAGAGGTGTACACATAGCTACTCCCCTCTCACcgagataggtgcctaagtcccggCTGCAGGGAAGTGCCTATCTCTGTTTGCAATCCATGAACCTTTCTAGTAGTTATAGTCTCTTAGCTGTACCTGGATGGAGTGACTCACActccctctctaaactccctGACAAAACTCCCTTGTTTTCtagctcagggtatgtctacactacgaaattagttcgaatttatagaagccggttttattgaaatcggttgtatacagccgattgtgtgtgtccacacataaaatgctctaggtgctctagtcggcggaccgcgtccacagtacaaggctagcgtcgacttccggagcattgcactatgggtagctatcccacagctatcccacagttcccgcagtctccgccgccccttggaattctgggttgagatcccaatgcccggatgatgcaaaacagtgtcgtgggcggttctgggtacatgtcgtcaggcccctccctcccccgtcacagcaacggcagacaatagattcgcgcctttttacctgggttacctgggttacctgtgcagacaacatggagcctgctcagctcagctgagctcaccgtcaccatatgtcctctgggtgccggcagacgtgggactgcattgctacacagcagcagctgctaactgccttttggcggtagacggtgcagtagactggtagccttcatcggcgatctgggtgctggcagccatggggcttgccttttggcagaagatggtgtattacgactgttagccatcctattacaagtcgggtcatcgcacattagcagagtcttccccgagcacccgatcgtgcaataggcctgaagaccatcgtcatacactaactgccaagcgcccagtatttgctgccaagcacccagaaagatgccgagggctatcagtcacgctgcaccgtcgtcttaagatgtaaaaaatagatttgctctgtattcatttgcttccccctccctccatcaaatcaacggcctgctaaacccagggttttcagtttaatctttggggggaccattctgtgtgacagttgtttgtgtctctccctgatgcacagccaccgttcttgattttaattccctgtgcctgtacgccatgtcgtcactcagcccgccctccctccttcccctagtccgtcagatactacgtttgcgccacagctcagagagccgagaagcggttcgcgccttttctttgaattctgggttgagatcccaatgcccggatgatgcaaaacagtgtcgcgggcggttctgggtacatgtcgtcaggcccctcccccctcgtcacagcaacagcagacaatagattcgcgcctttttacctgggttacctgtgcagacaacataccacagcaagcatggagcccgctcagctcagctgagctcaccgtcaccatatgtcctctgggtgccggcagacgtgggactgcattgctacacagcagcagctgctaactgccttttggcggtagatggtgtagcatgagtgatagccgtggggctggaagctgtagggctgcattgcaccagccccttgccaggcgatggtatattatgactggtacccatcgtcgtcgtactggagtggctgtcaatcatggccacctgggcagacatgctactgtttcgatgatgatggctaccagtcgtaatatactattttctgccaattgcccagtattgtctgctaagcacccagaagaggccgagggcgatgctgggtgctggcggacatggggctggcagacgtggggctgcattgctacacagcaacagccccttgccttttggtagaagatggtatattacgattggtaaccgtcatcatcgtactggagaggctatcactcatgctgcaccgtcggctgccagcttaagatgtaaaaaatagatttgttctgtattcatttgcttctccttcctccgtgaaatcaatggcctgctaagcccagggtttccagtttaatctttggggggaccattctgtgtgacagttgtttgtgtttctccctgatgcacagccacctatcttgattttaattccctgttcctgtacctgtacgccatgtcgtcactcggccctccctccctcccgccctccctccttctcctggtccatcagatactactttcgcgccttttttctgaccaggcgccatagctagcactgggatcatggagcccgctcagatcaccgcggcaattatgagcactatgaacaccacgcgcattgtcctggagtatatgcagagccaggacatgccaaggcgaaacccggaccagccgaggaggcgattgcagcgcggcgacgagagtgatgaggaaattgacatggacatagacctctcacaaggcacaggccccagcaatgtggaaatcatggtgtcactggggcaggttcatgccgtggaacgccgattctgggcccgggaaacaagcacagactggtgggaccgcatcgtgctgcaggtacgggacgattcccagtggctgcgaaactttcgcatgcgtaagggcattttcatggaactttgtgacttgctttcccctgccctgaaacgccaggataccaagatgagagcagccctcacagttgagaagcgagtggcgatagccctgtggaagcttgcaacgccagacagctaccggtcagtcgggaatcaatttggagtgggcaaatctacggtgggggctgctgtgatccaatttgccagggcaatgaaagacctggtgatagcaagggtagtgactctgggcaacgtgcagtcaatagtggatggttttgctgaaatgggattcccaaactgtggcggggccatagacggaacccatatccctatcttgtcaccggagcaccaagccaccgactacgtaaaccgcaaggggtacttttcaatgatgctgcaagccctggtggatcacaagggacgtttcaccaacatcaacgtgggatggccgggaaaggtacatgatgctcgcgtcttcaggcactctgctctgtttcgaaagctggaggaagggtctttcttcccggaccagaaagtgaccattggggatgttgaaatgcctatcgtgatccttggggacccagcctaccccttaatgccatggctcatgaagccgtacacaggcagcctggacaggagtcaggacctgttcaactacaggctgagcaagtgccgaatggtggtggaatgtgcatttggacgtttaaaagcacgctggcgcagcttactgactcgctcagacctcagcgaaaagaatatccccattgttattgctgcttgctgtgcgctccacaatatctgtgagagtaagggggagacctttatggcggggtgggaggttgaggcaactcgcctggccgctgattacgcgcagccagacaccagggcggttagaggagcacagcagggcgcggtgcgcatcagagaagctttgaaaacgagttttgtgactggccaggctactgtgtgaaacttctgtttgtttctccttgatgaaccctccaacccccctcccgacccagttcactctacttccctgtaaaccaaccaccccaccccaccccaccctcccctccccaattcgagcaccgcttgcagaggcaataaagtcattgttttttcacattcatgcattctttattagttcctcacagaagtagggggataattgccaaggtagcctgggatgggtgggggaggagggatggaaaaggacacactgcattttaaaactttaactcttattgaaggccagccttctgatgcttgggcgatcatctggggtggagtgactgggtggacggaggcccccccaccgtgttcttgggcgtctgggtgaggaggctatggaacttggggaggagggctgttggttacacaggggctgtagcggcagtttctgctcctgctgcctttcctgcaactcaaccatacgctcgagcatatcagtttgatgctccagcagacggagcattgcctcttgccgtctgtctgcaagctgacgccacctatcgtcttcagcgcgccacttgctctgttcatcccgcgattcagcccgccacctctcctctcgttcatattgggcttttttcatctccgacattgactgcctccacgcattctgctgtgctctatcagcgtgggaggacatctgcagctccgtgaacatatcgtccctcgtcctacgttttctctttctaatgttcacgagcctctgcgaaggagaaacatttgcagctggtggaggagaagggagaggtggttaaaaaagacacattttggagaacaatgggtacactctttcattacaaggtcgcatatttcggcttgcaggcagccatggtaggccacagtgttttggcttttttaaccttcttaacatgcgggaaaggttgcaaacagcagcgcatttcccatatcaaggatgaattgggttgtccatttaaaatggggtttcaatgtaaaaggaggggctgcggtttcccggttaacatgcggcacaaacacaagtaaaccacgcccccccacacacacacacgattctctgggatgatcacttcacccctccccccaccgcgtggttaacagcggggaacatttctgttcagaagagcaggaacgggcacctctgaatgtccccttaataaaatcaccccatttcaaccaggagagctttctggagatgtccctggaggatttccgctccatccccatacacgttaacagacttttgcagtagatgtactggccgcgattgccagggcaaattaatcattaaacacgcttgcttttttttttgtaatgtttacaaatatttacaaagttatactcaccagaggtctcctgtgtgccctgagggtcttgggtgagttcgggggttactggttccaggtccagggtcacaaacatatcctggctgttggggaaaccagtttctccgcttccttgctgctgtgagctacctacagtacctccatcctcatcttcctcattccccgaaccgtcttccctgtgtgtttctccagtgagagagtcatagcacacggttggggtagtggtggctgcaccccctaggatcgcatgcagctccgcgtagtagcggcaagtttgcggctctgccccggaccttccgtttgcttctctggctttgtggtaagcttgccgtagctccttaattttcacgcggcactgctgtgtgtccctgttatggcctcggtccttcatggccttggagatcttttctaatacttttccatttcttttactgctacggagttcagctatcactgcttcatctccccatatggcgagcagatctcgtacctcccgttcggtccatgctggagctcttttgcgatcctgggactccatcacggttacctgtgctgatgagctctgcgtggtcacctgtgctctccacgctgggcaaacaggaaatgaaattcaaacattcgcgggtcttttcctgtctacctggtcagtgcatctgagttgagagtgctgtccagagcggtcacaatgaagcactgtgggatagctcccggaggccaataacgtcaaattccgtccacactaccccaattccgacccgcaaaggccggttttatcgctaatcccctcgtcgctAAACCCACAGCCCTAACATACAGCCGAATTTGGCTCCTCATAGACAGACATGCTGTGCTCCATCCCCTATGCCCGTAGGGAGCTGCCACCCTTGCATATCCCAGCTGGAATGGCCCAGATCCTCTATGGCGAGGTGCTGATACTCCACAACTTGCTGGTATCCCCAGATCCTGAGCAGTCCAAGTGAGAGAACTTTAGTAGTGGCAGGACCGTGCGGGcagatatggggggagggatgatTGGGAGGGTCAATGCTGACTCCAGTTCTCTTTCCAGTCCAGCTCTCCTTTTCCGGTAGCATCTTGGTGCTATTAATCACTGGCCCCAAATATAGACTTCCCTTCAGTAAAACTTTGGCCTCTCCACTCCTGCTGTTTTCCTGAAGGTCTTGATCCAGAAACGATGTGATCAGAGTCtattctcagttacaccagtgtaactccagagtaactccactagcTACTCcggatttacag harbors:
- the LOC135982143 gene encoding uncharacterized protein LOC135982143; this encodes MESQDRKRAPAWTEREVRDLLAIWGDEAVIAELRSSKRNGKVLEKISKAMKDRGHNRDTQQCRVKIKELRQAYHKAREANGRSGAEPQTCRYYAELHAILGGAATTTPTVCYDSLTGETHREDGSGNEEDEDGGTVGSSQQQGSGETGFPNSQDMFVTLDLEPVTPELTQDPQGTQETSAANVSPSQRLVNIRKRKRRTRDDMFTELQMSSHADRAQQNAWRQSMSEMKKAQYEREERWRAESRDEQSKWRAEDDRWRQLADRRQEAMLRLLEHQTDMLERMVELQERQQEQKLPLQPLCNQQPSSPSSIASSPRRPRTRWGGLRPPSHSTPDDRPSIRRLAFNKS